In Rhododendron vialii isolate Sample 1 chromosome 9a, ASM3025357v1, the following are encoded in one genomic region:
- the LOC131300522 gene encoding rust resistance kinase Lr10-like, which yields MSIYVFLFFLLSLSTAQDDCTSTSKCSDDGPPIRFPFRLKNQHLSHCGYPGFDLSCSPNNTTTVLDLPNSVKVLVTHIDYKSRLIHIKDPNGCFPQQLQNLKLSSTPFNFPDSIIDVMDDVVDDFGLFSCPPSTKMEGWESGPNYQEKSYRVTCLRGGDGRDVYFQGNDSIDDRPELISCRKMYNVWSVPYEVFDETADLQLQWLRPDCGKCETDGKFCRHMSNSTSEEILCFGNLNPPKKGHDLEIAGVTLGSFLLLVILIAMYWFHRQEKIKRKDCLKIEMFLEDYRALKPARYSYDDIKKITNQFKDKIGQGGYGTVYRGQLSNDVHVAVKILNNIKGNGEEFINEVGIIGTIHHVNVVRFVGYCADGFRRALIYEFLPNDSLEKFASSDHKKRSLGWKKLLEIAMGIAKGIEYLHQGCDQQILHFDIKPHNILLDENLNPKITDFGLAKLCSKEQSVVSMTTARGTIGYIAPEVFSRNFGNISYKADIYSFGMLLLEMVGGKKNFDVMVNSTNKIYFPEWIYNHLDSGEELRIHIQDEGDAKIAKKLAIVGLWCIQWYPVDRPSMHIVIQMLEGDGDTLIKPPNPFASTNSTLATGQSSGRPINNELEVIVESE from the exons ATGTCCATATatgttttcctcttctttctcctaaGCCTTTCCACAGCCCAGGACGATTGCACTTCAACATCAAAATGCTCCGACGACGGTCCACCAATCCGCTTCCCATTCCGTCTAAAGAACCAACACCTCTCTCACTGCGGCTATCCTGGCTTCGACCTCTCTTGCTCTCCAAACAACACCACCACCGTTCTCGACCTCCCTAATTCAGTCAAAGTTCTAGTCACCCACATCGATTACAAATCCCGACTGATTCACATCAAAGACCCAAACGGCTGCTTCCCACAACAGCTTCAAAACCTCAAATTGTCTTCCACTCCCTTCAATTTTCCAGATTCCATCATCGATGTCATGGACGATGTCGTGGACGATTTCGGTTTATTCAGTTGCCCCCCTTCAACAAAAATGGAAGGTTGGGAGTCTGGTCCTAATTACCAAGAAAAAAGTTATCGGGTCACTTGCCTCCGCGGTGGCGATGGTCGTGATGTATATTTCCAGGGCAATGATAGTATCGACGATAGGCCCGAGCTGATATCGTGCAGAAAGATGTATAATGTTTGGTCGGTTCCCTATGAGGTGTTTGATGAAACAGCTGATCTGCAGTTGCAATGGCTCCGGCCGGATTGTGGGAAATGTGAGACTGATGGAAAGTTTTGTAGGCATATGAGTAACAGCACGAGCGAGGAAATTTTATGTTTTGGCAACCTCAATCCGCCTAAAAAAG GTCATGACTTGGAAATTGCAGGTGTGACTTTAGGCTCATTTTTGCTTCTTGTAATCCTCATTGCAATGTATTGGTTCCACagacaagagaaaataaagagaaaggaTTGTCTAAAGATTGAGATGTTTTTGGAGGATTATAGAGCTTTAAAGCCAGCAAGATACTCTTATGACGATATCAAGAAAATTACAAATCAATTCAAGGACAAAATAGGCCAAGGAGGATATGGAACAGTGTATAGGGGACAACTTTCCAATGATGTTCATGTGGCGGTTAAGATCCTCAATAACATTAAGGGAAATGGGGAAGAGTTCATAAACGAAGTGGGAATTATTGGTACAATCCACCATGTCAATGTGGTCCGCTTTGTTGGTTACTGTGCTGATGGATTCAGAAGAGCTCTTATTTATGAGTTCTTACCAAATGATTCCCTGGAAAAGTTTGCATCATCTGATCACAAGAAGCGTTCACTTGGTTGGAAGAAGTTGCTAGAAATTGCTATGGGCATAGCAAAAGGAATTGAGTATCTTCACCAAGGGTGTGATCAACAAATCCTTCATTTTGATATTAAACCACATAATATCTTGTTGGATGAGAACTTGAATCCGAAGATAACGGATTTTGGTCTAGCAAAGTTGTGTTCAAAGGAACAAAGTGTTGTATCCATGACTACTGCTCGCGGTACCATTGGCTATATTGCACCGGAAGTGTTCTCAAGGAACTTCGGGAATATATCATACAAAGCAGATATTTATAGTTTCGGAATGTTGTTACTTGAAATGGTAGGAGGAAAGAAGAATTTTGATGTAATGGTCAATAGCACCAACAAAATTTACTTTCCCGAATGGATTTACAATCATTTGGACAGTGGAGAAGAGCTAAGAATCCATATTCAAGATGAAGGAGATGCCAAGATTGCGAAGAAGTTAGCAATTGTGGGACTTTGGTGCATTCAGTGGTACCCAGTTGACAGGCCTTCAATGCATATTGTGATTCAAATGCTGGAAGGAGATGGAGACACTTTGATCAAGCCTCCCAATCCATTTGCCTCTACGAATTCAACATTGGCCACAGGACAGTCGAGTGGAAGGCCTATTAACAATGAGTTGGAAGTTATCGTTGAATCCGAGTAA